One Vallitalea pronyensis genomic region harbors:
- a CDS encoding dihydroxyacetone kinase subunit DhaK, whose translation MKKIINHPDHIVKDTIEGFVKAYNDRIEKLEGSQVVVSKDRKDDCVSVIIGNGSGHEPACIGFVGKNMLAANAYGGIFAAPSPDTLYDAIEATHTEKGVCVLISNHAGDVINSKMAMDMAQDDDMVCKGVILYDDIASAPKGEEVERRGTAGTLFNYKITSSYAAEGHSLDDVLVMAEKVRDNTRTLTVATVPGTSPITGYKMFEIADDEIEIGMGVHGEAAAHNMKIDTAEAIAKVMCAKLIEDKPYVSGDEVAVLVNGCGQTTYMELLIFYKEVEKLLAEAGIKAYKPAIGNFITTQEMGGIALAFCKVDEEMKKQWSKETNAPGFKL comes from the coding sequence ATGAAGAAAATCATTAATCACCCAGATCATATTGTAAAAGATACCATAGAAGGGTTTGTAAAGGCTTATAACGATCGTATTGAAAAGTTAGAAGGAAGCCAAGTTGTGGTCAGCAAAGACAGAAAAGACGACTGTGTCAGTGTCATTATCGGTAACGGGTCAGGTCATGAACCTGCCTGTATTGGATTTGTTGGTAAAAACATGTTAGCAGCCAATGCTTATGGCGGAATTTTTGCAGCGCCTAGTCCAGATACATTATATGATGCCATTGAAGCAACCCACACAGAAAAAGGTGTATGTGTTTTGATATCCAATCATGCGGGTGATGTGATTAACTCTAAGATGGCCATGGATATGGCTCAAGATGATGATATGGTTTGCAAAGGTGTTATTCTCTATGATGATATTGCATCAGCACCAAAAGGTGAAGAAGTTGAAAGAAGAGGTACAGCGGGTACACTATTTAACTATAAGATTACCAGCTCTTACGCTGCTGAGGGACATTCACTTGACGATGTGTTAGTTATGGCTGAAAAAGTTAGAGATAACACGAGAACGTTAACAGTTGCAACGGTACCGGGCACATCACCCATTACAGGCTATAAGATGTTTGAAATTGCAGACGATGAAATTGAGATTGGGATGGGTGTTCACGGCGAAGCAGCAGCTCATAATATGAAGATTGATACAGCAGAAGCCATTGCAAAGGTCATGTGTGCCAAACTCATTGAGGACAAACCCTATGTGTCTGGGGATGAAGTAGCTGTTTTGGTCAATGGTTGTGGACAAACCACCTACATGGAATTATTAATTTTCTATAAAGAAGTAGAGAAATTACTTGCAGAAGCTGGTATCAAGGCTTATAAACCTGCTATTGGGAACTTCATCACCACACAGGAGATGGGCGGTATCGCTCTGGCTTTTTGTAAAGTGGATGAAGAGATGAAGAAACAATGGTCCAAAGAAACCAACGCACCAGGATTTAAACTATAA
- the dhaL gene encoding dihydroxyacetone kinase subunit DhaL: MLDSIHVKALLIKIADMFIEKQDELAKLDAVIGDGDHGVTMARGAKAAKAKVEALEEGTCRDYFKLYGRTLVSTLGGAMGPLFGSIFLELSKACKGQEQIGLQAFTHGLKNGMTKVMDLGGAKPGDKTMVDAMDPVVLSMEKSLDDGKSLQEALSLAAKAGEEGVNHTIPLIAKRGRSRYLQEKAIGHQDAGATSYYYLIKTIGEYVQEVSA; encoded by the coding sequence ATGTTAGATAGTATACACGTCAAGGCGTTATTAATCAAAATTGCAGATATGTTTATTGAAAAACAAGATGAGCTGGCTAAGCTTGATGCAGTAATAGGCGATGGTGATCATGGTGTAACCATGGCAAGAGGCGCTAAGGCTGCTAAAGCAAAAGTTGAGGCATTAGAAGAAGGCACATGTAGGGATTACTTTAAACTCTATGGCCGTACGTTGGTATCCACACTGGGAGGCGCCATGGGACCACTATTTGGCAGTATCTTTCTAGAGTTATCAAAAGCTTGCAAAGGTCAAGAACAGATAGGTTTACAAGCATTTACCCATGGATTAAAAAACGGTATGACAAAAGTCATGGACCTTGGTGGTGCCAAGCCAGGGGATAAAACCATGGTGGATGCCATGGATCCGGTGGTTCTATCCATGGAAAAATCACTTGATGATGGAAAAAGTCTTCAGGAGGCACTATCCCTTGCTGCTAAGGCAGGTGAAGAAGGTGTAAACCATACAATTCCACTGATAGCTAAGCGAGGACGCTCCCGTTACTTACAAGAAAAAGCCATTGGTCATCAAGATGCAGGAGCAACATCTTATTACTACCTGATAAAAACCATAGGTGAATATGTACAGGAAGTAAGTGCTTAA
- a CDS encoding beta-galactosidase encodes MCSEFLYGAGYYPMMHDEAEWERDIQLMKDSGINLIRTAELFNTWDRIEPEKGQFNFGFLDKFFDLCEKHGMKILLGTGTASPPYWLHEMYPDVNILNNHGEQYPNNVSYTWACIDNPGYLKETERYLKTLVNRYKSHKALYAYQIHNEVSFPFMPLRSGDIDMYCYCDHSKRHFRGWVKDKYQTLDQLNHVYRWGATNTCHTSWEQVEPPKTKPTSWSSVTRWLDWRLFWMENFVKFIGWQHDIIKELDKEHITSTNIFFLKSQDPLGVLTALDQFEMAKVVDMIGYDLYPGSGEKLEKKPEFSSMFLDMSRSTAKPLGKNYWLMETDSGPINGWVLGPSRNVKGFDLIRNVFEAVAHDAKLTLYQGWREWDFQPLHWGAIVDLDGHPTERTEAAKVIGDTMKAYGEELVQANNPKGEVAILISKENAIVLNGMGQDDFLMKAMRGAYTYFWKKGYMVDFVTPEHIIDGYADDYKVIYMPFMAVIHKQLAEGLDAYVRQGGHLIGTARCGMLGEYGWYNHQIPCFKLGDTFGVSAFDAYSNTHPQITYKMKPYQGYWHKEEVKVIDDNVEVLARFNDDSPAITLHPRGKGTAIYFGTHPEVAYLEDNSYLLWDLMDDVLERAGIEPKLQLDYTNEKYNEIDGHYLEGDKADYLIVTNYVNKKHGGFFNGKEKCVRITINTDKAYTMCQDLMTGNDFSVKQDGKKVLIETKITQNKVQLLKLT; translated from the coding sequence ATGTGTAGTGAGTTTCTGTATGGAGCTGGGTATTACCCCATGATGCATGATGAAGCGGAATGGGAGCGGGATATTCAGTTGATGAAGGACTCCGGTATTAATTTGATTCGTACGGCAGAACTTTTTAATACTTGGGATCGTATAGAACCGGAAAAAGGGCAGTTTAATTTTGGATTTTTAGATAAATTTTTTGATTTATGTGAGAAGCATGGTATGAAGATTTTATTAGGTACGGGTACAGCATCACCGCCTTATTGGTTGCATGAAATGTATCCCGATGTGAATATTCTAAATAACCATGGTGAGCAGTATCCCAATAATGTATCCTATACCTGGGCTTGTATTGATAATCCAGGATATCTCAAAGAGACGGAGCGTTATTTAAAGACATTGGTGAATCGTTATAAGTCCCATAAGGCATTATATGCCTATCAGATTCATAATGAAGTGAGCTTTCCTTTTATGCCACTACGAAGTGGCGATATTGATATGTATTGTTATTGTGATCATTCTAAGCGTCATTTTAGAGGTTGGGTTAAGGATAAGTATCAAACCCTTGATCAGTTAAACCATGTCTATCGATGGGGAGCTACCAATACCTGTCATACCTCATGGGAGCAGGTTGAGCCACCTAAAACAAAGCCTACCAGTTGGTCCAGTGTAACCAGATGGCTTGACTGGCGTCTCTTCTGGATGGAAAATTTTGTGAAGTTTATTGGATGGCAGCACGACATTATCAAAGAACTGGACAAAGAGCATATCACATCCACCAACATTTTCTTCTTAAAGTCACAAGACCCATTGGGTGTTCTAACAGCTCTTGACCAATTTGAGATGGCAAAAGTTGTGGATATGATTGGTTATGATTTATATCCTGGTAGTGGAGAAAAGCTAGAGAAGAAGCCGGAGTTTTCTTCCATGTTTTTAGATATGTCCCGTAGCACAGCTAAACCACTAGGCAAAAACTATTGGTTAATGGAGACAGATAGCGGACCAATTAACGGATGGGTATTAGGTCCAAGCCGCAATGTGAAAGGGTTTGACCTGATTCGCAATGTGTTTGAAGCCGTTGCTCACGATGCTAAGCTGACGTTGTACCAAGGATGGCGTGAGTGGGACTTCCAGCCTCTACATTGGGGTGCCATTGTGGATCTTGATGGCCATCCTACAGAACGAACAGAAGCAGCTAAGGTCATTGGTGATACCATGAAAGCTTATGGCGAAGAACTTGTTCAAGCCAATAATCCAAAAGGTGAAGTTGCCATTCTCATATCAAAAGAAAATGCCATTGTCCTCAACGGTATGGGACAAGATGATTTTCTTATGAAAGCCATGCGAGGAGCGTATACGTACTTCTGGAAGAAAGGGTACATGGTGGATTTTGTGACGCCAGAACACATCATAGATGGCTATGCTGATGATTACAAAGTGATATATATGCCATTCATGGCAGTTATTCATAAACAATTGGCAGAAGGTCTGGATGCTTATGTAAGACAAGGAGGTCACCTTATTGGAACAGCCCGCTGTGGCATGTTGGGTGAGTACGGCTGGTACAATCATCAGATTCCATGTTTTAAGCTAGGTGACACATTTGGTGTGAGTGCTTTTGATGCCTATAGCAATACACATCCTCAGATCACGTATAAAATGAAACCTTATCAAGGTTATTGGCATAAAGAAGAGGTAAAAGTCATAGACGATAATGTTGAAGTTCTCGCACGTTTTAATGACGATTCACCTGCTATAACCTTGCATCCACGAGGTAAAGGTACGGCTATTTACTTTGGTACCCATCCAGAAGTAGCTTATCTGGAAGACAATAGTTATCTGTTGTGGGATTTGATGGATGATGTGTTAGAAAGAGCAGGTATTGAACCTAAGCTTCAATTGGATTATACCAATGAGAAATATAATGAAATTGATGGTCATTATTTAGAAGGGGATAAGGCGGATTATCTGATTGTGACCAACTATGTGAATAAAAAGCATGGTGGATTCTTTAATGGCAAAGAAAAATGTGTTAGAATAACCATAAATACAGATAAAGCATATACCATGTGCCAAGACCTTATGACAGGGAATGATTTTTCCGTAAAGCAAGATGGCAAGAAAGTGCTCATTGAAACAAAAATTACCCAAAATAAGGTACAGCTTTTGAAACTGACTTGA
- a CDS encoding L-fucose/L-arabinose isomerase family protein, whose product MDETMKVGLISVGFPNFRYDIAQEYLDKSLKRLEGEGHHIISCGQVLIEENGIYDELERLRLAHIDLLILQCGTYSYGSGMMKVIELFEHTPLLMWGFPEPIIEGFYGLPLNSLCGLNMYGSFLEKVEKKYSYVYGSIDDEGVYTTINHTIKAIDVRNRLKKSKFCIIGGRVPGFYLSNADEIRFRQEIGPELVYYSLASLLEDMKNVDETQVAEEIAKMKGEVAKVTTTDEMLEKSARLYLAIMAYKEAKGIDAFAIKCWPEFQSLLRCSVCGVVSRLNNLGIMTACEGDVTGLATMYIQHLITDGPCFLADLVNVNAQGIAKTWHCGPAPVCMARDASTTEYREHPTIKQGMGFSVEFKMKLGRLNMLKLKEAKHTYKLFMAAGEGVEEDRHMVANQADIRFDVPMTQVLDCIMTHGIEHHYAIVYEDIQAVLVEFCKWMGIKVVTP is encoded by the coding sequence ATGGATGAGACCATGAAAGTAGGACTTATAAGTGTCGGTTTTCCTAATTTTCGATATGATATTGCTCAAGAATATTTGGATAAATCCCTTAAGCGTTTAGAGGGAGAGGGACATCATATCATTAGCTGTGGTCAAGTGCTTATTGAAGAAAACGGCATATATGATGAATTGGAACGGCTTCGTTTGGCACATATTGACCTGTTGATTTTACAATGCGGTACGTATTCCTATGGAAGCGGTATGATGAAGGTTATTGAGTTATTTGAGCATACGCCTCTTTTAATGTGGGGATTTCCAGAACCCATCATTGAAGGATTCTATGGTTTGCCTCTTAACTCCTTATGCGGACTGAATATGTATGGAAGTTTCCTAGAAAAAGTGGAGAAAAAATATAGCTATGTCTATGGCTCCATTGATGATGAAGGCGTATATACAACCATTAATCACACCATTAAGGCCATAGATGTTCGGAATCGATTAAAGAAAAGCAAATTCTGTATTATCGGCGGGCGAGTACCAGGCTTTTACTTATCCAATGCAGATGAAATACGTTTTAGACAAGAAATAGGTCCAGAGCTTGTCTATTACTCCTTGGCATCCCTATTAGAAGACATGAAGAACGTGGACGAGACACAAGTTGCTGAAGAAATCGCTAAGATGAAGGGCGAGGTTGCAAAAGTAACCACCACCGATGAGATGCTAGAAAAGTCTGCCAGGTTGTATTTGGCTATTATGGCTTATAAAGAAGCGAAAGGTATTGATGCCTTTGCCATTAAATGCTGGCCAGAATTTCAATCTTTATTAAGATGCAGTGTATGTGGTGTGGTGTCTAGACTGAATAACCTGGGTATCATGACAGCTTGTGAAGGGGATGTAACAGGCCTTGCTACCATGTATATACAGCATTTGATTACAGATGGGCCTTGTTTCTTAGCCGATTTAGTCAATGTCAATGCTCAAGGTATTGCAAAAACTTGGCACTGTGGTCCTGCTCCGGTTTGTATGGCAAGAGATGCCAGTACAACAGAGTACCGTGAACACCCAACCATTAAGCAAGGCATGGGCTTTTCCGTAGAATTTAAGATGAAGCTTGGGCGATTAAACATGTTGAAACTAAAAGAAGCCAAGCATACCTATAAATTATTTATGGCAGCTGGTGAAGGTGTAGAAGAAGACCGCCACATGGTAGCTAATCAAGCAGATATTCGATTTGATGTACCCATGACGCAGGTCCTTGACTGCATCATGACACACGGCATTGAGCATCATTATGCGATCGTTTATGAAGATATTCAGGCTGTCTTGGTTGAATTCTGTAAATGGATGGGGATTAAAGTGGTGACACCTTAA
- a CDS encoding class II fructose-bisphosphate aldolase encodes MELVNMMTLLNEATDDHKAVAAINVSNMETIMGVMEASEKTGQSVIMQIAPVQLEAHGITYEQIVSMIKLFGKSYQIKTCIHLDHAMAIDDCFKAIDAGFTSVMYDGTLVDFETNMAHTKKVVDYAHGHGVTVEAELGKVGGSEASEDEDMGYKTRPEDVAVFVERTGVDCLAVAIGNAHGFYTLEPQLDFALLHAIKDVADIPLVLHGGTGISVADIQQAIQMGIRKVNFFTEIDRAYVKGFVEAYEENKKIYMMHASEKARQAMMQEIINKIGWMRP; translated from the coding sequence ATGGAACTGGTTAATATGATGACACTACTAAATGAAGCCACAGATGACCATAAAGCAGTTGCTGCCATTAATGTCAGTAATATGGAAACAATCATGGGTGTTATGGAAGCTTCTGAGAAAACAGGCCAATCGGTCATTATGCAGATAGCCCCTGTCCAACTAGAAGCTCACGGGATTACCTATGAACAAATCGTAAGTATGATTAAGCTTTTTGGTAAAAGCTATCAGATAAAGACATGTATTCATCTTGACCATGCCATGGCTATTGATGACTGCTTTAAAGCCATTGATGCAGGATTTACATCGGTCATGTATGATGGTACATTGGTGGATTTTGAAACCAACATGGCCCATACAAAAAAAGTTGTAGACTATGCCCACGGACATGGTGTGACCGTTGAAGCAGAACTAGGTAAAGTTGGAGGATCAGAAGCTTCTGAGGATGAAGATATGGGCTATAAGACAAGGCCTGAAGATGTGGCTGTTTTTGTAGAAAGAACAGGGGTGGATTGCTTGGCAGTTGCCATTGGTAATGCTCATGGTTTTTATACATTAGAACCTCAGCTAGATTTTGCTTTACTTCATGCCATTAAAGACGTGGCTGATATTCCTTTGGTTCTACATGGGGGCACAGGCATTTCTGTAGCAGATATCCAGCAAGCCATTCAGATGGGTATAAGAAAAGTTAATTTTTTTACAGAAATTGATCGGGCTTATGTGAAAGGTTTTGTTGAGGCTTATGAAGAGAATAAAAAGATTTATATGATGCATGCCAGTGAGAAGGCAAGGCAGGCAATGATGCAAGAAATAATAAATAAGATAGGATGGATGAGACCATGA